A genomic stretch from Mya arenaria isolate MELC-2E11 chromosome 10, ASM2691426v1 includes:
- the LOC128204379 gene encoding complement C1q-like protein 2, with protein sequence MADQVPAVNFVARSPQTSNLSTSEVIVYKTVETNQGNGYSSTTDKFTAAVRGLYLFFMHTCVPVAKFAFLQIMKEGSALIASSQHESDYTDCSSSQVFVQLDAGETVWVQCSLGSSNVQLFENSYHWTSFGGAIIFT encoded by the exons ATGGCTG ACCAAGTCCCAGCGGTGAACTTCGTCGCTCGCTCTCCACAGACCAGCAACCTGTCCACGAGTGAGGTGATAGTTTACAAGACAGTGGAAACAAACCAGGGCAACGGctacagctccaccacggacaAGTTTACCGCTGCAGTACGAGGACTCTACTTGTTCTTCATGCACACTTGTGTCCCTGTAGCTAAATTTGCTTTTCTTCAGATAATGAAGGAAGGTTCTGCCCTCATTGCAAGTTCACAGCACGAAAGCGACTACACTGACTGTTCTAGTAGTCAGGTGTTTGTACAGCTTGATGCCGGGGAAACGGTCTGGGTACAATGCTCCCTTGGGAGCTCGAACGTTCAACTGTTTGAAAATTCTTATCATTGGACCAGTTTTGGTGGTGCTATAATTTTTACCTGA
- the LOC128204199 gene encoding complement C1q tumor necrosis factor-related protein 3-like, with amino-acid sequence MTGLLQLLLLVSTALGSEPSRPACSKYDYEENVLERMIRMEFTVEQHLARLKNDNKRLSAVVDALMDQQELAERRLASLMEEVERNRITTLEMVVANSNNTLEQISAAVDNLKESTPTCHPETIAFYAYLGGNVNLNEHAVIMFNVEETDTRNSYNIHNGTFTAPVSGVYVLSITIYSGTNSYVGAEIIVNNDIKGEAFADAQEIGDTHSASATIVVQMTAGQYAYVRRGQSSLSVMWSHASRGRSSFSGWLLC; translated from the exons ATGACTGGATTACTACAGTTGTTGTTATTGGTCAGCACGGCCCTTGGCTCGGAGCCATCGCGTCCAGCGTGTTCTAAATACGACTACGAGGAAAATGTGCTCGAGAGAATGATCCGTATGGAGTTCACTGTTGAGCAACACCTAGCGCGGCTTAAGAATGATAACAAACGCTTGTCTGCGGTCGTTGATGCCCTAATGGACCAACAGGAGCTAGCAGAACGTAGACTGGCTTCGCTCATGGAGGAAGTTGAGAGAAATCGAATCACCACACTCGAGATGGTTGTGGCTAATTCTAACAATACGTTAGAACAAATAAGTGCTGCCGTCGACAATTTGAAGG AATCAACACCGACGTGTCATCCAGAGACCATTGCTTTCTACGCGTATCTAGGCGGAAACGTCAACCTCAACGAACATGCCGTCATAATGTTCAACGTCGAG GAAACGGACACCAGGAACAGCTATAACATACACAACGGGACCTTCACCGCTCCCGTTAGCGGCGTCTACGTCCTTTCTATTACCATATACTCCGGCACAAATTCTTACGTCGGAGCCGAGATAATCGTTAACAACGACATCAAGGGAGAAGCATTTGCGGACGCGCAAGAGATCGGCGACACGCACTCCGCTAGCGCGACGATCGTTGTCCAGATGACCGCCGGGCAGTATGCGTACGTCCGCCGGGGACAGAGCAGTCTGTCAGTGATGTGGAGCCACGCCTCCCGCGGACGTTCATCGTTTTCCGGTTGGCTTCTTTGCTAG